Proteins encoded together in one Vigna angularis cultivar LongXiaoDou No.4 chromosome 5, ASM1680809v1, whole genome shotgun sequence window:
- the LOC128196483 gene encoding uncharacterized protein LOC128196483 codes for MPPLFVTSPTLQKRHRCNAETPPLQDRDFTTTSPPPLRASLMPPLPLLQDALAATRHHLTVTSSRPHYGLAAASPRSRYLLRPSMTLPPPFLLLLCRVVHPRHSLPPPPPQSMLPPPFLLLLYRVVRPRVVRFLPRHLNRRFLRRFSSSSVASFIPPVPPPPPDLGLAVVWFSCGKGRF; via the coding sequence ATGCCTCCCCTCTTCGTGACTTCGCCAACGCTGCAGAAACGCCACCGCTGCAATGCAGAAACGCCACCGCTGCAGGACCGTGACTTCACCACCACCTCGCCGCCACCTCTTCGTGCCTCGCTAATGCCACCGCTGCCACTGCTGCAGGACGCCCTTGCCGCTACTCGCCACCACCTCACCGTGACCTCGTCGCGGCCTCACTACGGTCTCGCTGCGGCCTCGCCGCGTTCTCGCTACCTCCTCCGGCCCTCAATGACGCTGCCTCCGCCGTTTCTCCTCCTCCTCTGTCGCGTCGTTCATCCCCGTCATTCACTTCCTCCCCCGCCACCTCAATCGATGCTTCCTCCGCCGTTTCTCCTCCTCCTCTATCGCGTCGTTCGTCCCCGCGTCGTTCGCTTCCTCCCCCGCCACCTCAATCGACGCTTCCTCCGCCGTTTCTCCTCCTCCTCTGTCGCGTCGTTCATCCCCCCTGTTCCTCCCCCGCCACCAGATTTGGGGTTGGCAGTGGTGTGGTTTAGTTGTGGGAAAGGTAGGTTTTGA
- the LOC108338913 gene encoding MLP-like protein 28, which translates to MSLTGKISTELPVHATADKWFHILTKNLPQVQHVAGKIHGTKLHQGDDWHTNDSVKHWTYTLDGKTVTCLESIESVDEQSKTIVFKLFGEAVDDKYKPLKLTIEVIENDDGRTSIKWTIEYEKLREDVHPPYGYLELYDHIIKDVDAHILEAERDATK; encoded by the exons ATGTCACTTACTGGAAAAATTAGCACTGAACTTCCAGTTCATGCAACTGCAGACAAATGGTTCCACATCTTGACCAAAAACCTTCCCCAGGTTCAACACGTTGCTGGTAAAATTCATGGAACCAAACTCCATCAAGGTGATGATTGGCATACCAATGATTCGGTCAAACACTGGACTTATACCTtag ACGGTAAGACAGTAACATGTCTTGAAAGTATTGAATCGGTTGATGAACAGAGCAAAACAATTGTATTCAAGCTCTTTGGTGAAGCTGTCGATGATAAATATAAGCCGTTGAAGCTAACCATTGAAGTCATAGAGAATGATGATGGCAGAACTTCAATCAAATGGACCATTGAATATGAGAAGCTAAGAGAGGATGTTCATCCTCCATATGGCTACCTGGAATTATATGACCATATCATTAAAGATGTTGATGCTCATATTCTCGAGGCAGAAAGAGATGCCACCAAATAA